A genomic segment from Halomonas sp. TA22 encodes:
- a CDS encoding RimK/LysX family protein: MKALPYQAKAVIGRREMITLPELGLTLCCKADTGARTSSLHAEEIDTFEENGHVWVSFVTRGGGPSSPAHPHQLHLHDRRRVTSSNGQAEWRYVIRTPIVLGELNFTIELTLTDRRNMRHPMLLGRRAMRRLLVAPGAAFLHGEP; encoded by the coding sequence ATGAAAGCACTGCCCTACCAGGCCAAGGCGGTGATCGGCCGCCGGGAAATGATCACTCTGCCGGAACTCGGCCTTACCTTGTGTTGCAAGGCCGACACTGGAGCGCGTACCTCCTCGCTGCATGCCGAGGAGATCGATACCTTTGAAGAGAATGGCCATGTCTGGGTGAGTTTCGTCACCCGCGGCGGCGGGCCATCGAGCCCGGCCCACCCTCACCAGCTGCATTTGCACGATCGGCGCCGCGTCACCAGCTCCAATGGCCAGGCGGAATGGCGCTACGTCATCCGCACCCCGATCGTGCTTGGCGAGTTGAATTTCACCATAGAACTGACCCTGACGGATCGTCGCAACATGCGCCATCCAATGCTGTTGGGCCGCCGTGCCATGCGTCGCCTTCTGGTCGCCCCCGGAGCCGCCTTTCTGCATGGCGAGCCCTGA
- a CDS encoding SUF system Fe-S cluster assembly regulator, translated as MLKLSRLTDYAAVLMAQIARYPDQSHAAIDLAERANLPHPTVSKTLKMLAKAGLVVSQRGAQGGYRLARPASQITASDIISAIEGPVAMTECSLAGGDCDLAATCGVADNWQRVSLAIRALLDSVTLAHLSQAAPIKLPVQLPIQTVNLAFDASR; from the coding sequence ATGCTCAAGCTGTCTCGGCTGACCGATTATGCTGCCGTCTTGATGGCGCAGATCGCCCGCTACCCCGATCAGTCGCATGCTGCGATCGATCTGGCGGAGCGAGCCAATCTGCCGCACCCCACCGTTAGCAAGACGCTGAAGATGTTGGCGAAAGCCGGGTTGGTCGTCTCGCAGCGGGGCGCGCAAGGCGGTTATCGTCTGGCGCGACCGGCATCGCAGATCACCGCCAGCGATATCATCAGTGCCATCGAGGGGCCGGTGGCGATGACCGAGTGCAGCCTGGCAGGCGGCGATTGCGATCTTGCCGCGACTTGCGGTGTTGCCGATAACTGGCAGCGGGTGTCGTTGGCGATACGCGCGCTGCTCGATAGCGTGACACTGGCTCATCTGTCCCAAGCTGCGCCAATCAAGTTGCCTGTACAGCTACCGATTCAAACCGTGAACCTGGCCTTTGATGCCAGTCGCTAG
- a CDS encoding vancomycin high temperature exclusion protein, producing MRQLLLKGVKIILMTLGVAVLLVGMLFAAANAWVVGKTHSRIEHELPLCAAQPVGIVFGTSHWTRTGRRNPHFEARMSAASRLIRLRRVQHLLLSGDNRTRFYNEPITMWRDLRGRNVRDIDMTLDYAGFSTFDTLSRARDVFGVERALLVTQSWHLPRAIFIADALGLEVTGCAVPAEPVAGVWRLRMREWVARAATLGDLYLWERRPYFLGPLEPLEIMPRH from the coding sequence ATGCGGCAACTGCTGCTGAAAGGGGTGAAGATCATCTTGATGACGCTGGGAGTCGCCGTGCTCCTGGTCGGGATGCTATTTGCTGCCGCCAATGCCTGGGTTGTCGGAAAGACTCATTCCCGCATCGAGCATGAATTGCCGCTGTGTGCCGCCCAGCCGGTGGGTATCGTGTTCGGCACCTCCCACTGGACTCGGACGGGACGTAGAAACCCGCATTTCGAAGCGCGCATGAGCGCCGCCTCGCGGCTGATACGCCTGCGTCGCGTGCAGCACCTGCTGCTCTCCGGCGACAACCGCACTCGCTTCTACAATGAGCCCATCACCATGTGGCGTGATCTGCGCGGACGCAACGTCCGTGATATCGACATGACCCTCGACTACGCTGGCTTCAGTACCTTCGATACTCTCTCGCGTGCGCGCGACGTATTCGGCGTCGAGCGCGCTCTACTGGTTACCCAGTCGTGGCACTTGCCGCGTGCAATATTCATCGCCGATGCGCTGGGGCTCGAAGTGACCGGGTGTGCTGTACCGGCAGAGCCCGTTGCGGGGGTCTGGCGGCTGAGGATGAGGGAATGGGTAGCGCGAGCGGCAACCCTTGGAGATCTCTATTTATGGGAGCGGCGTCCCTATTTCCTAGGGCCGCTGGAGCCCCTCGAGATCATGCCACGCCACTGA
- the sufT gene encoding putative Fe-S cluster assembly protein SufT, translated as MAESAEVESLYKGQQLPLQRDVEVISIPFGKTITLPEDSTVTVMQAKGSSVSVAYEGRLYLIEGTNLDALGLEALPRPTLPVDASEEEIEQFVWDQLRTCFDPEIPVDIVELGLVYGCRIERLLSGERIVTIRMTLTAPGCGMGDVIAADARNKILGAPQISKVHVETVFDPPWSREMMSDEAKLELGMF; from the coding sequence ATGGCGGAAAGCGCTGAGGTGGAAAGTCTCTACAAGGGCCAGCAGCTTCCTCTGCAACGAGATGTCGAGGTGATCTCCATTCCCTTTGGCAAGACCATCACCCTGCCCGAGGACAGTACGGTAACGGTGATGCAGGCCAAGGGAAGCAGTGTAAGCGTCGCTTATGAAGGGCGACTCTATCTGATCGAAGGGACCAATCTCGATGCGCTGGGGCTCGAGGCATTGCCACGGCCGACCCTGCCCGTTGATGCCAGCGAAGAGGAAATAGAGCAATTCGTCTGGGACCAGCTGCGGACCTGCTTCGACCCGGAAATTCCGGTGGATATCGTCGAGCTGGGCTTGGTCTATGGCTGCCGTATCGAGCGGCTCCTCTCCGGCGAGCGAATCGTCACGATTCGCATGACGCTCACCGCTCCTGGATGTGGCATGGGAGACGTGATCGCCGCCGATGCCCGTAACAAGATCCTCGGAGCACCGCAGATTTCCAAGGTACATGTCGAAACCGTCTTCGATCCACCCTGGAGCCGTGAGATGATGAGCGACGAAGCCAAGTTGGAACTGGGGATGTTCTAG
- a CDS encoding UDP-glucose/GDP-mannose dehydrogenase family protein yields MRISIFGSGYVGLVTGACLADVGHEVMCVDVDADKVAALNNGKVPIHEPGLETLIQQNIKEERLFFTTDAEKAVNFGVLQFIAVGTPPDEDGSADLKYVLDVARTIGTHMQDYKVIIDKSTVPVGTADKVAEMVTNTLSERGTTLDFDVCSNPEFLKEGAAIEDFSRGSRIVIGTESERVKRYMKECYGPYNRQQNKLLFMDVRSAELTKYAANAMLATKISFINEIANLAEKLGADIEQVRHGIGSDPRIGYHFIYPGCGYGGSCFPKDVQALARTARSIDHESVLLEAVETVNNRQKSVLFDKVSHSLGHDLKGKTIALWGLAFKPNTDDMREAPSRALMESLWKAGAKVRAYDPEAMDECRRIYGERDDLTLTKRRDETLNDADALVICTEWKAFRTVDFDKVRDKLSTPVMIDGRNIFDPEIVKAAGLAYYAIGRGDTLPSPSPSLAATA; encoded by the coding sequence ATGCGAATATCGATATTTGGATCAGGCTATGTAGGACTCGTGACCGGCGCCTGTCTCGCCGATGTCGGACACGAGGTGATGTGTGTCGATGTCGATGCCGACAAAGTCGCTGCACTCAACAACGGCAAGGTCCCCATCCATGAACCAGGGCTCGAGACCCTGATTCAGCAAAATATCAAGGAAGAGCGCCTTTTCTTCACCACCGATGCCGAAAAGGCCGTCAACTTCGGCGTTCTGCAGTTCATTGCCGTTGGCACCCCGCCTGATGAAGATGGCAGTGCAGATCTCAAGTATGTGCTGGACGTGGCGCGCACGATTGGCACCCACATGCAGGATTATAAGGTCATCATCGACAAGTCCACCGTACCCGTGGGCACCGCTGACAAGGTGGCGGAGATGGTCACCAATACCCTCTCCGAGCGTGGCACAACGCTCGATTTCGATGTCTGCTCCAACCCAGAGTTCCTCAAGGAGGGCGCTGCCATCGAGGACTTCTCACGAGGCTCTCGCATCGTCATCGGCACCGAATCCGAACGCGTCAAGCGGTACATGAAGGAGTGCTACGGTCCCTACAATCGTCAGCAGAACAAGCTACTGTTTATGGACGTGCGCAGTGCCGAACTGACCAAGTACGCCGCCAATGCCATGCTTGCCACCAAGATCAGCTTCATCAATGAGATCGCCAATTTGGCTGAGAAGCTGGGGGCTGACATCGAGCAGGTGCGCCATGGCATAGGTAGCGACCCTCGCATCGGCTATCACTTCATCTATCCCGGCTGCGGCTATGGCGGCTCCTGCTTTCCCAAGGATGTCCAGGCACTGGCGCGTACCGCGCGTAGCATCGATCACGAATCGGTGCTGCTCGAAGCGGTCGAGACGGTCAATAACCGTCAGAAAAGCGTGCTGTTCGACAAGGTTTCCCACTCGCTTGGCCATGATCTCAAGGGCAAGACCATCGCCCTATGGGGGCTTGCGTTCAAGCCCAATACCGACGATATGCGCGAAGCGCCGAGCCGCGCGCTGATGGAATCGCTTTGGAAAGCGGGAGCCAAGGTCCGAGCCTACGATCCCGAAGCCATGGATGAATGTCGTCGCATCTATGGCGAACGCGACGATCTTACATTGACCAAGCGCCGCGACGAAACCCTGAACGATGCCGATGCACTGGTGATCTGCACTGAATGGAAAGCCTTTCGCACCGTCGATTTCGATAAGGTACGTGACAAGCTCTCCACACCGGTGATGATTGACGGACGTAACATCTTCGATCCGGAAATCGTCAAGGCCGCAGGCCTCGCCTACTACGCTATCGGCCGTGGCGATACTCTGCCATCACCATCACCGTCACTCGCTGCGACTGCATGA
- the sufD gene encoding Fe-S cluster assembly protein SufD: MSDVQTFLNRLNERISERLEVHGAEPSWVAARRQAGAARFEALGFPTRRDEAWKYTDVGAIAKANFALAQNAEFSPATSATLVLPIEAHRLTFVDGVFSSALSDLADLPGGVVLQPLSQAIDANHEAVGGPLGRLTGVEFSPFSALNTAFMEEGALLRLAPGTVVEKPIVLQFLSRANAEPVMSHPRILIEMGSRSQATVIEHHIGESEAANFTNLVEEIMLDRGANLTHYKLQEAPLGDLHVASIHVEQARDSHYISFNLNLGGALVRNDLVADLNGEGAQAGFNGLFYGQGRQHVDNHTLVNHNSPRTYSNENYKGVLDDRARGVFNGKVIVKRDSQKIEAYQNNANLLLSDRAEIDTKPELEIYADDVKCSHGATTGQLNEEAVYALRTRGIDEQTARGLLTLAFAGEVMEQVEVDAVAERVELAIAGKLPERFNLAGLVEASVALGDV, translated from the coding sequence ATGAGCGACGTACAGACCTTTCTGAACCGGCTGAACGAGCGCATCAGTGAGCGACTCGAGGTGCATGGTGCCGAACCGTCATGGGTCGCGGCGCGGCGCCAGGCCGGTGCGGCGCGCTTCGAGGCGCTGGGCTTCCCTACGCGCCGCGACGAGGCGTGGAAATATACTGATGTAGGCGCGATCGCCAAGGCCAATTTTGCGCTGGCCCAGAATGCCGAATTTTCACCGGCTACCAGCGCGACGCTGGTGCTGCCGATCGAGGCGCACCGCTTGACCTTCGTCGATGGGGTGTTCAGCAGTGCGCTGTCCGACCTCGCCGACCTACCAGGAGGTGTCGTACTGCAGCCGTTGAGCCAGGCCATCGACGCCAACCATGAAGCCGTAGGCGGCCCGTTGGGTCGCTTGACCGGGGTCGAGTTCTCCCCCTTCTCGGCACTCAACACCGCATTCATGGAAGAGGGAGCCCTGCTCCGGCTGGCGCCCGGCACGGTGGTGGAGAAGCCGATCGTGCTGCAGTTCCTGTCGCGCGCCAATGCCGAGCCGGTGATGAGTCATCCGCGTATCTTGATCGAAATGGGCAGCCGCAGCCAGGCCACCGTCATCGAACATCATATCGGCGAGAGCGAGGCGGCCAACTTCACCAATCTGGTCGAAGAGATCATGCTCGATCGCGGTGCCAACTTGACCCACTACAAGTTGCAGGAGGCACCACTGGGCGATCTGCATGTGGCGAGCATCCATGTCGAGCAGGCGCGCGATAGCCATTACATCTCATTCAACCTCAACTTGGGCGGGGCGCTGGTGCGTAACGACCTGGTTGCCGACCTGAATGGCGAAGGGGCGCAAGCCGGCTTCAACGGTCTCTTCTATGGCCAGGGCCGACAGCATGTCGATAACCATACGCTGGTCAACCACAACTCACCGCGTACCTACTCCAACGAGAATTACAAAGGCGTTCTCGACGACCGGGCGCGTGGCGTGTTCAACGGCAAGGTGATCGTCAAGCGCGACAGCCAGAAGATCGAGGCGTACCAGAACAACGCCAATCTACTGCTCTCCGACCGTGCCGAAATCGACACCAAGCCTGAACTCGAGATCTATGCCGACGATGTGAAGTGCTCCCACGGGGCGACCACCGGACAGCTCAACGAGGAGGCCGTCTATGCATTGCGCACCCGCGGTATCGACGAGCAGACCGCTCGAGGTCTTCTGACCCTGGCCTTCGCTGGCGAGGTAATGGAGCAGGTGGAAGTGGATGCCGTGGCGGAGCGAGTCGAACTGGCGATAGCCGGCAAGCTGCCGGAGCGCTTCAACCTGGCCGGCCTGGTGGAAGCCTCGGTCGCTCTCGGAGACGTCTAA
- a CDS encoding aminotransferase class V-fold PLP-dependent enzyme, which produces MPVMNERALDVVAVRADFPILERKVHGKPLVYLDNAATSQTPRQVIATLEEYYRRYNANIHRGLHTLADEATAAYERTRETVRTFLNAGERREIIFTRGTTEGINLVANAWGRANLKAGDEVLVSRLEHHSNIVPWQLLATQLGIVVKVIPVDERGALDMAAYCDLFTERTRLVAVNHVSNAFGTVNPVTELARIAHAHGALILIDGAQATPHEAVDVKAIDADFYAFSGHKVYGPTGAGALYGKAELLEAMPPWQGGGEMIKTVSFDSPTTYADIPHKFEAGTPSIADVIAFGTALEWVTDTGLDLIGAWEQRLLERATARLNTIDGLRILGTAPHKAAVVSFVVEGAHAQDISLLIDQLGVAIRTGNHCAQPLLAQFGVDATCRASFAAYNTLEEIDFFVDSLKRVIGMVR; this is translated from the coding sequence ATGCCAGTCATGAACGAGCGAGCGCTGGACGTGGTCGCGGTGCGCGCCGACTTCCCGATCCTCGAACGGAAAGTGCACGGCAAGCCACTGGTCTATCTGGACAATGCCGCGACCAGCCAGACGCCGAGGCAGGTGATTGCCACGCTGGAGGAGTACTACCGGCGTTACAACGCCAATATCCATCGTGGCCTGCACACTCTGGCCGATGAGGCCACGGCGGCTTACGAGCGCACCCGCGAAACGGTACGCACGTTTCTCAACGCCGGCGAACGTCGCGAGATCATCTTCACCCGGGGGACCACCGAGGGCATCAACCTGGTGGCCAATGCCTGGGGCAGGGCCAACCTGAAGGCGGGCGACGAGGTGCTGGTGTCACGCCTGGAACACCACTCCAATATCGTACCCTGGCAACTGCTCGCCACTCAGTTGGGCATCGTGGTCAAGGTGATCCCGGTGGACGAGCGAGGCGCGCTGGACATGGCCGCCTATTGCGACCTGTTTACCGAACGCACCCGGTTGGTGGCGGTCAACCACGTCTCCAATGCATTCGGTACCGTCAATCCGGTCACTGAGCTTGCGCGTATCGCGCACGCTCATGGCGCCCTGATCTTGATCGATGGGGCCCAGGCGACACCGCATGAGGCGGTCGACGTGAAGGCCATCGATGCCGATTTTTACGCCTTCTCCGGACACAAGGTCTACGGCCCGACAGGGGCTGGGGCATTGTATGGCAAGGCTGAATTGCTCGAGGCGATGCCGCCCTGGCAGGGGGGCGGGGAGATGATCAAGACGGTCTCCTTCGACTCACCGACCACCTATGCCGATATTCCCCACAAGTTCGAGGCCGGCACCCCCTCTATCGCCGATGTCATTGCCTTTGGCACGGCACTTGAGTGGGTGACCGACACTGGCCTCGACCTGATCGGTGCGTGGGAACAGCGACTGCTCGAGCGTGCCACTGCAAGGCTCAATACCATCGATGGCCTGCGTATCCTGGGTACGGCACCGCACAAGGCCGCCGTGGTCTCCTTCGTGGTGGAAGGCGCCCATGCGCAGGATATCAGTCTGCTGATCGATCAGCTGGGGGTGGCGATTCGTACCGGTAACCACTGTGCCCAGCCGCTGCTGGCGCAGTTCGGCGTCGATGCGACCTGTCGCGCCTCGTTTGCCGCCTACAATACGCTGGAGGAGATCGACTTCTTCGTCGATAGCCTCAAGCGTGTGATCGGCATGGTGCGTTGA
- the sufC gene encoding Fe-S cluster assembly ATPase SufC: MLEVKNLHVSVEGKEILKGLDLTIRAGEVHAIMGPNGAGKSTLSAVIAGKDGYEVTEGTITFEGQDVLEMEVEERAQAGLLMSFQYPVEIPGVKNIYLLKAALNAQRQARGEGEIPAPEFMKLVKEKIAEMKMDASFLQRAVNEGFSGGEKKRNEILQMLVLQPKLAMLDEIDSGLDIDAMKVVADGVNSLRDASRGILLVTHYQRLLDYITPDHVHVLVDGRIVKSGDKELAKELEARGYDWVQEESAA; this comes from the coding sequence ATGCTCGAAGTCAAGAATCTTCACGTCTCCGTGGAAGGCAAGGAAATCCTCAAGGGTCTCGATCTGACGATCCGCGCTGGCGAGGTGCACGCCATCATGGGTCCCAATGGGGCCGGCAAGTCGACATTGTCGGCGGTGATTGCTGGCAAGGATGGCTATGAAGTGACCGAGGGGACGATCACCTTCGAAGGCCAGGACGTGCTCGAGATGGAGGTGGAGGAGCGTGCTCAGGCCGGTCTGCTGATGAGTTTCCAATACCCGGTGGAGATCCCCGGGGTGAAGAACATCTATCTGCTCAAGGCGGCACTCAATGCGCAGCGCCAAGCGCGAGGCGAGGGTGAGATACCTGCCCCGGAATTCATGAAGCTGGTCAAGGAGAAGATCGCCGAAATGAAGATGGACGCGAGCTTCCTGCAGCGTGCCGTCAACGAAGGCTTCTCTGGTGGCGAAAAGAAGCGCAACGAGATACTGCAGATGTTGGTACTGCAACCCAAGCTCGCCATGCTCGACGAAATCGACTCGGGCCTCGATATCGACGCGATGAAGGTCGTCGCCGATGGGGTCAACTCGTTGCGCGATGCGAGTCGCGGCATCCTGTTGGTGACACATTACCAGCGTCTGCTGGACTACATCACCCCTGATCATGTCCATGTGCTGGTCGATGGCCGTATCGTCAAGAGCGGTGACAAGGAGCTGGCGAAAGAGCTCGAGGCGCGGGGCTACGATTGGGTACAGGAGGAGTCTGCGGCATGA
- the rimK gene encoding 30S ribosomal protein S6--L-glutamate ligase — MHIALLSRNRNLYSTRRLIEAAEVRGHTARVVDTLRCYMNIASHRPSIHYKGKEIEPFDAVIPRIGASVTFYGCAVLRQFEMMGTYVLNDSVSITRSRDKLRSLQLLSRKGLGLPITGFAHSPDDIPDLITMVKGAPLVIKLLEGTQGIGVVLAETNQAAESVIQAFMGMKANIMVQEYIKEAGGADIRCLVVGDKVVATMKRQAAEGEFRSNLHRGGSASVIRITPEERSTAIRAAKAMGLGVAGVDLLRSNHGPVIMEVNSSPGLQGIETATGKDIAGMIIEHIEKHASPNQKAPPKPKG, encoded by the coding sequence ATGCATATCGCGCTACTGTCGCGCAATCGCAATCTGTACTCCACGCGCCGCCTGATCGAGGCCGCCGAGGTGCGCGGTCACACGGCACGCGTCGTGGATACCCTGCGCTGCTACATGAATATCGCCTCACACCGCCCGTCGATCCATTACAAGGGCAAGGAGATCGAACCCTTCGACGCGGTGATCCCCCGTATAGGCGCCTCAGTGACGTTCTATGGCTGTGCCGTGCTGCGCCAGTTCGAGATGATGGGCACCTATGTGCTCAATGATTCGGTCTCGATCACCCGTTCGCGCGACAAGCTGCGCTCACTACAGCTGTTATCGCGCAAGGGCCTCGGCTTGCCGATCACCGGCTTCGCTCACTCGCCAGACGATATCCCCGACCTGATCACCATGGTCAAGGGGGCCCCACTGGTGATCAAGCTGCTCGAGGGGACACAGGGTATCGGCGTGGTGCTTGCCGAGACCAACCAGGCGGCCGAATCGGTGATCCAGGCATTCATGGGCATGAAAGCCAATATCATGGTGCAGGAGTACATCAAGGAGGCTGGCGGCGCCGACATCCGCTGTCTGGTCGTCGGTGACAAGGTCGTGGCGACCATGAAGCGCCAGGCCGCCGAGGGCGAGTTTCGCTCAAATCTCCACCGCGGCGGCAGCGCCAGCGTAATCCGCATCACTCCAGAGGAACGCTCCACCGCCATACGGGCGGCCAAGGCCATGGGTCTCGGTGTGGCGGGTGTCGACCTGCTTCGCTCGAATCACGGCCCGGTGATCATGGAGGTCAACTCCTCGCCGGGTTTGCAGGGAATCGAAACCGCCACCGGCAAGGATATTGCCGGGATGATCATCGAACATATCGAGAAGCACGCCTCTCCGAACCAGAAAGCTCCACCTAAACCGAAAGGTTAA
- the sufB gene encoding Fe-S cluster assembly protein SufB yields MASQEMEQLVRREYTHGFVTDIESDTIPPGLDEDTIAFISKKKGEPEWMLEWRLDAYRQWLKMTPPSWAHLHYPPIDYQAISYFSAPKKDEDRPQSLDEVDPKLLETYEKLGIPLHERAALAGVAVDAVFDSVSVTTTFKEKLGEAGVIFCSISEAIRDYPELIKQYLGTVVPVADNYFAALNSAVFTDGSFVFVPEGVTCPMELSTYFRINAANTGQFERTLIICESRAQVSYLEGCTAPMRDENQLHAAVVELVALEDAYIKYSTVQNWYPGDEEGKGGIYNFVTKRGECRGDRARISWTQVETGSAITWKYPSCILRGKDSIGEFYSVAVTNGRQQADTGTKMIHIGEGSRSYIVAKGIAAGNSEQSYRGLVKIGPRAKGARNFTQCDSLLIGDRCGAHTFPYQEIGNSTSTLEHEATTSKIGEDQLFYCQSRGISEEDAVSMIVNGFCKDVFQELPMEFAVEAEALLNVTLEGAVG; encoded by the coding sequence ATGGCAAGTCAGGAAATGGAACAGCTTGTCCGTCGCGAATATACCCATGGTTTCGTGACCGACATCGAGAGCGACACCATACCGCCCGGCCTCGATGAGGACACCATCGCCTTCATCTCCAAGAAGAAGGGGGAACCCGAGTGGATGCTGGAGTGGCGTCTCGATGCCTATCGTCAGTGGCTCAAGATGACGCCGCCCTCTTGGGCGCACCTGCACTATCCGCCGATCGACTATCAGGCGATTTCCTACTTCAGTGCACCCAAAAAAGACGAAGACCGGCCACAGAGCCTGGATGAGGTCGATCCCAAGCTCCTCGAAACCTATGAAAAGCTGGGTATTCCGCTACATGAGCGAGCCGCACTTGCTGGCGTGGCGGTGGATGCGGTCTTCGACTCCGTGTCGGTGACGACGACGTTCAAGGAGAAGCTGGGCGAGGCGGGTGTGATCTTCTGTTCGATCTCCGAGGCCATCCGCGATTATCCGGAGCTGATCAAGCAGTACTTGGGCACGGTGGTGCCGGTGGCAGACAACTATTTTGCTGCACTCAACTCGGCGGTATTCACTGATGGCTCCTTCGTCTTCGTCCCTGAAGGCGTGACCTGCCCGATGGAGCTTTCCACCTATTTCCGGATCAATGCCGCCAATACCGGCCAATTCGAGCGTACGCTGATCATCTGCGAAAGTCGCGCCCAGGTCTCCTACCTGGAGGGTTGTACCGCGCCGATGCGCGATGAGAATCAGCTTCACGCCGCTGTTGTCGAGCTGGTGGCACTCGAGGATGCCTATATCAAGTACTCCACGGTACAGAACTGGTACCCCGGTGACGAAGAGGGCAAGGGCGGCATCTATAACTTCGTCACCAAGCGTGGCGAGTGCCGTGGCGATCGCGCCCGCATCAGCTGGACCCAGGTCGAGACCGGTTCGGCGATCACCTGGAAGTATCCCTCCTGCATCCTGCGTGGTAAGGACAGCATCGGTGAGTTCTACTCCGTTGCCGTGACCAACGGTCGTCAGCAGGCCGATACCGGGACCAAGATGATCCATATCGGCGAAGGCTCGCGCTCCTATATCGTTGCCAAGGGGATCGCTGCCGGGAACAGCGAACAGTCGTACCGCGGGTTAGTCAAGATCGGGCCGCGCGCCAAGGGAGCTCGTAATTTTACCCAGTGCGACTCGCTGCTGATTGGCGACCGCTGCGGCGCTCACACCTTCCCTTACCAAGAGATCGGCAACAGCACCTCGACTCTCGAGCATGAGGCGACGACCTCGAAGATTGGTGAGGACCAGCTCTTCTATTGCCAGAGCCGTGGTATCTCCGAAGAGGATGCGGTGAGCATGATCGTCAACGGTTTCTGCAAGGACGTGTTCCAGGAGTTGCCGATGGAGTTCGCCGTGGAGGCCGAGGCACTGCTGAACGTCACGCTCGAAGGTGCCGTGGGCTAA
- a CDS encoding DUF3549 family protein: MQPIATLHDFFTRSGAELRLYHMGRRVVPFDMATLCQFEAGELSWPAPWRQQARIACVFTLGDSEEPMIWFLALSLDEQGMLCPASRDAFIQRLLETLGRTITTLGERGPMVDNLMKDNPLAFTPSLTLQAMLHAYASRDLERPASQHLELAEEYLTGEHTLDWQALGLQGLADFAVRHDREQAVRLANQLDSLPSAALHSLCYCLEHVTIDDALAEALRQRGENAAAQGDVESLCACVRAMGGACERIAGPWFTELLEDSAACGPDLLAAMAARGWEHLEDEQRLPRFLLRLAEQPNADFAALARDLAQIPRLRLPVLMYLRNAEAASPIGRRLAHLASSA; the protein is encoded by the coding sequence ATGCAGCCGATCGCCACCCTCCATGACTTCTTCACCCGCAGCGGCGCCGAGCTACGCCTCTACCACATGGGCCGGCGAGTCGTGCCTTTCGACATGGCGACACTGTGCCAATTCGAGGCGGGCGAACTTTCCTGGCCTGCTCCCTGGCGCCAGCAGGCACGCATCGCCTGTGTCTTCACGCTGGGGGATAGCGAAGAGCCCATGATCTGGTTTCTGGCGCTGAGTCTCGATGAGCAGGGCATGCTCTGCCCAGCCTCCCGCGATGCCTTCATTCAAAGGCTGCTCGAGACACTGGGGCGCACGATCACCACACTTGGTGAGCGAGGCCCCATGGTCGACAACCTGATGAAGGACAATCCCCTGGCATTCACTCCGTCACTGACCCTGCAGGCGATGCTGCATGCCTATGCCAGCCGTGATCTCGAACGTCCCGCCAGTCAGCATCTCGAGTTGGCCGAAGAGTACCTGACCGGCGAACATACACTTGACTGGCAGGCACTGGGACTGCAGGGGCTTGCCGATTTTGCCGTCAGGCATGACCGGGAACAGGCCGTGCGTCTGGCGAATCAGCTCGACTCGCTACCCAGCGCAGCCCTGCACTCGCTATGCTATTGTCTTGAACATGTGACGATCGACGATGCGCTCGCCGAGGCCCTGCGCCAACGTGGCGAAAACGCCGCAGCTCAGGGCGATGTCGAGAGCCTGTGCGCCTGCGTGCGGGCCATGGGCGGAGCCTGTGAACGGATCGCAGGGCCCTGGTTCACTGAGCTGCTCGAGGATAGTGCCGCCTGCGGCCCTGACCTGCTGGCGGCCATGGCCGCCAGGGGGTGGGAGCATCTTGAAGATGAGCAGCGTCTGCCACGCTTTCTACTGCGTCTTGCCGAGCAGCCCAATGCCGACTTTGCCGCACTGGCACGCGATCTGGCACAGATTCCTCGCCTGCGCCTGCCAGTGCTGATGTATCTGCGAAATGCCGAGGCCGCCTCCCCCATCGGACGGCGCCTGGCCCACCTTGCTTCCTCCGCCTGA